The following proteins are co-located in the Desulfatitalea tepidiphila genome:
- a CDS encoding DUF4198 domain-containing protein codes for MRSLHVFMSLVLAASIALLAAVSPAAAHFGTMVPSDDIVTQADEKKLNLQVKFIHPLEMHYMEMVKPKQFGVVHDGKKQDLLAALKEAKGKSPDQEERFTFWTADYQIRRPGDYTFYVEPAPYWEPAEDVFIVHYTKVCVQALGLEEGWDQPIGLETEIVPLTRPYGLWTGNLFTGQVLLKGQPVPFAEVEIEYLNEFPENPNIIHPPADAYVTQVVKTDGNGVFSYAMPRAGWWGFAALNEADWKLKHGNEEKGVEIGAVFWVRTRDMK; via the coding sequence ATGCGCTCACTGCATGTGTTCATGAGTCTTGTACTGGCGGCCTCCATCGCCCTCTTGGCCGCAGTCTCACCCGCGGCGGCCCACTTCGGTACGATGGTGCCATCGGACGACATCGTCACCCAGGCGGACGAAAAGAAATTGAATCTCCAGGTCAAGTTCATTCATCCACTCGAGATGCACTACATGGAGATGGTCAAGCCCAAGCAGTTCGGTGTGGTGCATGACGGCAAGAAGCAGGATCTGCTCGCCGCGCTTAAGGAAGCCAAGGGTAAAAGCCCGGACCAGGAGGAAAGATTCACTTTCTGGACGGCCGATTACCAGATCCGCAGGCCCGGCGACTACACCTTCTACGTCGAGCCCGCTCCCTATTGGGAACCGGCCGAGGATGTATTTATCGTGCATTACACAAAGGTGTGCGTCCAAGCCCTGGGACTCGAGGAAGGCTGGGATCAGCCGATCGGCCTGGAGACGGAAATCGTGCCCCTCACCCGGCCATATGGCTTGTGGACCGGCAACCTGTTTACCGGCCAGGTGCTGCTGAAAGGCCAACCGGTACCCTTTGCGGAAGTAGAGATCGAATACCTGAACGAATTTCCTGAAAACCCCAACATTATCCATCCACCCGCCGATGCCTATGTTACCCAAGTGGTCAAGACCGACGGTAACGGAGTGTTCAGTTACGCCATGCCCAGGGCCGGCTGGTGGGGGTTTGCGGCCCTCAACGAAGCCGATTGGAAATTGAAACACGGCAACGAGGAAAAAGGGGTCGAAATCGGCGCCGTGTTCTGGGTGCGGACCAGGGATATGAAATAG
- the cbiM gene encoding cobalt transporter CbiM, translated as MHISDGVLPISVTIGGYVACAALAAWSARRTHSDELPKLAVVTAAFFVASLIHVPFGPTSVHLIIPGLTGALLGPSAFLSIGLGLVLQSLLFQFGGLTALGANALMMGLPALACGWFFQKFKGQTRTRQAVTGGLAGAAGTILAAIILALLLATGGEDFFGVAKIALAAHIPVILIEGGISAFTVGFLARVKPALLQPSFVHLAKRPHG; from the coding sequence ATGCATATTTCCGACGGCGTACTTCCCATTTCCGTCACCATTGGCGGCTATGTGGCCTGCGCGGCCCTGGCGGCCTGGAGCGCCCGCCGCACACACAGCGACGAGCTGCCCAAGCTGGCGGTGGTCACCGCGGCTTTTTTCGTCGCGTCACTGATCCACGTACCGTTCGGGCCGACCAGCGTCCACCTGATCATTCCCGGTCTGACCGGTGCCCTGCTCGGACCGTCGGCCTTTCTTTCCATCGGCCTGGGCCTGGTGCTCCAGAGCCTGCTGTTCCAATTCGGCGGCCTGACGGCATTGGGCGCCAACGCCCTGATGATGGGATTGCCCGCACTGGCCTGCGGGTGGTTCTTCCAGAAATTCAAAGGCCAAACCCGGACCCGGCAAGCGGTGACCGGCGGTTTGGCCGGCGCGGCAGGAACGATATTGGCTGCAATTATCCTGGCGCTTCTTCTGGCCACAGGTGGAGAAGACTTTTTCGGCGTGGCCAAAATCGCGTTGGCGGCCCATATTCCGGTTATCCTCATCGAAGGCGGTATCAGCGCCTTCACCGTCGGATTCCTGGCACGCGTCAAGCCTGCCCTGCTGCAACCCTCGTTCGTACATCTCGCCAAGAGGCCGCATGGCTGA
- a CDS encoding carboxypeptidase-like regulatory domain-containing protein: MMACAGKRFALILVLALWFAGTAAAHKVNLFAYAEGGRVYTESYFPDGRAVEGGKVSVYDSHKRLLIEGTTDKEGLFSFKIPAIDDLTIVLDATMGHKASFTLKKTEVEAGK, from the coding sequence ATGATGGCTTGCGCGGGTAAACGGTTTGCGCTTATTTTAGTGTTGGCGTTGTGGTTCGCGGGAACAGCGGCGGCCCACAAGGTGAACCTGTTCGCTTACGCCGAGGGGGGAAGAGTCTACACGGAGAGCTATTTTCCAGATGGCCGCGCGGTGGAAGGCGGCAAGGTGAGCGTCTACGACAGCCACAAGAGGCTGCTGATCGAGGGCACGACCGACAAGGAAGGATTGTTCAGTTTCAAGATCCCCGCAATCGACGATTTAACCATTGTGCTGGATGCCACCATGGGGCATAAAGCCAGCTTCACGTTGAAAAAAACCGAAGTGGAGGCAGGCAAATGA